From a single Micromonospora sp. WMMD1102 genomic region:
- the hpnR gene encoding hopanoid C-3 methylase HpnR, with amino-acid sequence MKVLLVHPSVLMYSELFLRLEPLGLECVAAAVRDAGHQVRIVDLQTHDKAELAKEFLDFEPDAVGFGLNYLANIPEVIDLARWFKKQRRPPFVFAGGHSVSFVADHVLRQSEGAIDAVLRGEGETGTVALLDAARDGAAHEAPGAVTLDGTGPRPRLLESIDAPRPARDLVRRRNRYFIGVLDPAASVEFTRGCPWDCSFCSAWTFYGRSYRKLSPSIAAAEIAGIREPGVFIVDDVAFIRPEHGDAIAGELERRKVRKQYYLETRADVLLRSTEVFARWKRLGLNYVFLGMEALDAEGLELFRKRISPDENMRALERARKLGLSVAINLIVDPKWDREQFRLVRDWALSVPEIVHLSVMTPYPGTEIWHTESRKLTTLDYRLFDIQHAVMPTHLPLREFYRELVRTQAVINRKHLGVAALARTAGLVARRLAHGQTNFARMLWRFSRVYNPERLYAEHRRPVRYQLPEPTPHEVGPRDRKQLYIHIERAAPPRLAATGDAVSSPDG; translated from the coding sequence ATGAAGGTCCTGCTGGTGCACCCGAGCGTGCTGATGTACTCGGAGCTGTTCCTTCGGCTGGAGCCGTTGGGGCTCGAGTGCGTCGCCGCCGCTGTGCGCGATGCCGGTCATCAGGTCCGGATAGTCGATCTACAGACCCACGACAAGGCGGAATTGGCCAAGGAGTTCCTGGATTTCGAGCCCGACGCGGTAGGATTCGGGCTCAATTACCTGGCGAACATTCCCGAGGTCATCGACCTGGCTCGCTGGTTCAAGAAACAGCGGCGGCCACCCTTCGTCTTCGCGGGCGGGCACTCGGTCTCGTTCGTGGCCGACCACGTTCTGCGGCAGTCGGAGGGGGCGATCGACGCCGTCCTGCGGGGTGAGGGAGAGACCGGCACGGTGGCGCTGCTGGACGCCGCCCGGGACGGGGCCGCCCACGAGGCGCCGGGCGCCGTCACGCTGGATGGCACCGGCCCCCGACCCCGCCTGCTGGAGTCGATCGACGCGCCACGGCCAGCCCGGGACCTCGTCCGCCGACGCAACCGCTACTTCATCGGGGTGCTGGACCCGGCGGCCTCCGTCGAATTCACCCGGGGGTGCCCCTGGGACTGCTCGTTCTGCTCGGCGTGGACGTTCTACGGACGGAGTTACCGCAAGCTCTCGCCCTCGATCGCGGCCGCCGAGATAGCCGGGATCAGGGAGCCCGGGGTGTTCATCGTGGACGACGTGGCGTTCATCCGGCCCGAGCACGGCGACGCCATCGCCGGTGAACTGGAACGTCGGAAGGTCCGCAAGCAGTATTATCTGGAAACCCGTGCCGACGTCCTGTTGCGCAGCACGGAGGTGTTCGCCCGGTGGAAGCGGCTCGGTCTCAACTACGTCTTCCTCGGGATGGAGGCGCTCGACGCCGAAGGGTTGGAGCTCTTCCGTAAGCGCATCAGCCCGGACGAGAACATGAGGGCGTTGGAGCGGGCCAGGAAGCTGGGGCTCTCGGTCGCCATCAATCTGATCGTCGACCCGAAGTGGGACAGGGAACAGTTCCGGCTGGTTCGGGACTGGGCGCTCAGCGTACCGGAAATCGTTCACCTGTCGGTGATGACGCCGTACCCGGGAACCGAGATCTGGCATACCGAGTCCCGGAAACTGACCACCCTGGATTACCGACTGTTCGACATCCAGCACGCGGTGATGCCCACCCACCTGCCGTTGCGGGAGTTCTATCGGGAGTTGGTACGCACGCAGGCCGTGATCAATCGTAAGCATCTGGGCGTCGCCGCGCTCGCCCGTACCGCCGGGCTGGTTGCCCGCCGCCTCGCGCACGGGCAGACCAACTTCGCCAGGATGCTGTGGCGATTCTCCCGGGTCTACAACCCGGAGCGGCTCTACGCGGAGCACCGCCGGCCGGTCCGGTACCAGCTTCCGGAGCCCACCCCGCACGAGGTGGGGCCGCGCGATCGCAAACAGCTGTACATCCACATCGAGCGGGCCGCCCCGCCGAGGCTCGCGGCCACCGGGGACGCGGTCTCGTCCCCGGACGGCTGA
- a CDS encoding STAS domain-containing protein, whose translation MTLIITTQRLPNAAVAIQPDGAITADNASKVQDRVVAVLAATRPDTILVDLRAVPAIDDAGVDALKSGYSTAAACNCTLVAIDPQPGVDQRLRAGGLTDVLARPAPTAAQQHVNGSQHVNGRA comes from the coding sequence ATGACCCTCATCATCACCACCCAGCGCCTGCCCAATGCCGCGGTCGCGATCCAGCCCGACGGCGCCATCACCGCCGACAACGCCTCGAAGGTCCAGGACCGGGTGGTCGCGGTCCTGGCGGCCACCAGGCCCGACACCATTCTCGTCGACCTGCGCGCCGTCCCGGCGATCGACGACGCCGGGGTGGACGCCCTGAAGTCGGGCTACAGCACCGCCGCCGCGTGCAACTGCACCCTGGTGGCCATCGATCCGCAGCCCGGTGTCGACCAGCGCCTCCGCGCCGGCGGCCTCACCGACGTGCTGGCCCGGCCGGCGCCGACCGCCGCACAGCAGCACGTCAACGGCAGCCAGCACGTCAACGGCAGAGCCTGA
- a CDS encoding nitroreductase family deazaflavin-dependent oxidoreductase, translated as MRLTKPPRTRLQRFVARGPIWLYRLGLGGLLGRRLVLLTHTGRSTGKRRQVVLEVVGRHRDGGYLIASGYGSRAQWYRNVLAEPRVVFQVGWRRRAGRACPLPADESGRYLRDYARRHPRAAALLMRTIGQHVDGSEAAYERIGSDPDRGVPLLRLVSD; from the coding sequence ATGAGACTCACCAAGCCGCCACGGACGCGGCTGCAACGATTCGTGGCCCGCGGGCCCATCTGGCTGTACCGGCTGGGTCTCGGGGGCCTGCTCGGGCGACGTCTGGTGCTGCTGACCCACACCGGCCGATCGACCGGCAAGCGTCGGCAGGTGGTGCTCGAGGTCGTCGGCCGGCACCGCGACGGCGGGTACCTGATCGCCTCCGGCTACGGGTCCCGGGCCCAGTGGTACCGCAACGTGCTGGCCGAGCCACGGGTGGTGTTCCAGGTGGGTTGGCGGCGGCGGGCCGGGCGGGCCTGCCCGCTACCCGCCGACGAGTCCGGCCGGTACCTGCGCGACTACGCCCGCCGGCATCCGCGCGCCGCCGCGCTGCTGATGCGTACGATCGGTCAGCACGTCGACGGCTCCGAGGCGGCGTACGAACGGATCGGCTCGGACCCGGACCGGGGTGTGCCGCTGCTCCGCCTGGTTTCCGACTGA